AATATATTGAAGCTGCAAACGCGCATAAAGATTGAAATCCTGATTTTTGCTACCTTGATATTCCACAGAACCGAACAGCTCAAGACTGGGGTTAGACCAAACATCCATTCTCGTAAAAATGAGATACGATAAGTCATTTTTTTTATTGAAATACCAAACAAAAGCCGAAGGCACAAACCGATTTCCTGGTGCATAGATAGAACCCAAACCGGTTGCCCAGCGTTTATTTATTTCGTAAGTAAGATACGACTGGCTCATCACTTCAATCCCCCGCTTTTTGTCGTAAGGAAGCAAAATAGAAGACGTGTTAAAAAATCCTAACGGCTTTTCCGCAATGATTTTGCCGGAAAACATATGCTGATAATAGTAACTCGAATGCCCTGCAGTGATTTCCACAGGGACTTGCGCCTCGCTGTGCAAGCACCACATGCAGAAAAACAGGCAGGCCAGCAAGTGTTTTATTATCGTTGTTTTCTTTCATCGTTCCCTTCAAATTTCTTTTTGTTAGGCTGTGGTCGGATAATTATTACAGTCAACCACTGTTTAAAATATGGACACATGAAGTGCAGAAAACGTGACAACCTATTCAGGATATCTTCTTCCGTTGGTGATTTGTCTTGTCTTTTCGTAACGAAAGAAATGCATCTTATCTAAACTTCATTGTACGTTTTCTGTAATACCATACGAAGATATGAAGGAGCCTAGCCGTCAATACTGTAAGTATGACGGCAAAAAATGTAGTTTTTTCTGTTTTTGATGTAGAACCCGCGATTATGCAGGAATTTCAATTGTTATTTTTGAACTCAGTGGGGAGCTGACCTTCGTAGCTTCTGAATGCCCGGGAAAAATGAGAAGAGTCTGTGTAGCCAAGTTGAAACGACACCTCTTTGACAGACATATTCCAAAAGCTCAACAGGTACTTGGCCTCCTGCATGATATGAAACTCAATCCATTTTTTCGCCGACAGCCCGGTGTATTCTACTAATATTTCGCTCAGGTATTTTGGTGATATATGCAACTGTTCTGCATAAAAAGCGACATCTTTATATTGCGAGAAATTCTTTGAAACTAATTCTCTAAACTTTACAACGGTATGTTCTTTACCGTTGAGTTCCTTTTTATTGCCCCGATACAGGTTCCAGAAATATTTCTGTGAAATAATCAGGATTGAATATAGTATTCCCGATACCGCTTCGGGCTTATCAGCGATTGCCCGAAGCGTACTGAAAAGCTGTTGCATTTCTTCAAATTGACTGTCGGAGAGTTGGATTACACTCTTTTCATCGGGGCAAAAAAATTCAAGGGAATAGAAAAATGACCTACTGAAATTATTCACGAAAATATCATCATAAAAAAACAGGGTGTCATTTGATGGGAAACTGGTATTGAGCCATTGGCAGGTCATTCCAGGGCCAATCATCAACAAGCTTCCTCGTGTTAAATCATAATCGGTAGTGCCTATCCTGATGCGAGCTCCTTCACCATAATACAACCCGATAGTATAAAAGTAGTTTTTAAAGGGATTGGTGATTTTCAAGTCTTCAAGACACGTTTTTGATGCCAGATAATAAGGCGCTATATGGCCATCATTTTTTTGAGACCTTAAATATCTGAGTAGATCAAAGTTATCTGAATGTTTTTGTATCATAAGGAAGATGTCTAAAAATTAGTATAATCCTGGGAATGCTTTTCCGTCCAAATTGAAAAATGATAATTATGAAATGTGAAGTTTATTCTCATGTCAAACTTAGTATATCAGAAAATACTAAAATACGCAATTATTATCATTTGATAATGTATGGTTATTTATACTTCGTTGTATATAAATGTCCAGAATAAACAAGGAGTAGATACTACTTATCCACTCCTTACT
The Sphingobacterium daejeonense genome window above contains:
- a CDS encoding helix-turn-helix domain-containing protein — encoded protein: MIQKHSDNFDLLRYLRSQKNDGHIAPYYLASKTCLEDLKITNPFKNYFYTIGLYYGEGARIRIGTTDYDLTRGSLLMIGPGMTCQWLNTSFPSNDTLFFYDDIFVNNFSRSFFYSLEFFCPDEKSVIQLSDSQFEEMQQLFSTLRAIADKPEAVSGILYSILIISQKYFWNLYRGNKKELNGKEHTVVKFRELVSKNFSQYKDVAFYAEQLHISPKYLSEILVEYTGLSAKKWIEFHIMQEAKYLLSFWNMSVKEVSFQLGYTDSSHFSRAFRSYEGQLPTEFKNNN